A section of the Marinoscillum sp. 108 genome encodes:
- a CDS encoding alpha-N-arabinofuranosidase, whose amino-acid sequence MQRIATLLLALGLSHLVMAQNASVIINADQGEHQISRHIYGHFAEHLGRCIYGGFYVGADNQAIPHTDGVRNDIIQALKDLKVPNLRWPGGCFADTYHWKDGVGPQSERPTIVNRWWGGATEDNSFGTHNFLNLCEVLGAEPYLSANVGSGTVQEVIDWVQYTNHDGVSPMADWRRANGREKPWAVKYWGVGNETWGCGGNMTAEYYANIYRQYATFMPGWSGSTKIERIASGASGNDYHWTETLMKNVPHQLMEAVALHHYSVLDWSDKGSDVAFSEAQYFKTMEESLKMEEFVTRHSTIMDKYDPERKVALFVDEWGGWYDGDTAKGVLYQQNTMRDAMIAGAVLNIFNNHAERVKMANIAQAVNVLQAVILTDEEKMILTPTYHVMKLYNVHQDATLLPLSIDTPDYELDGKKLPALSVSASRDDQGVMHISLVNIDAKKAHSTEVKIHGDEVKTVRGSILSSASLQDHNTFDNPDKITPKDFKDFKVKNGILTVSLPPFSVVVLEVK is encoded by the coding sequence ATGCAGAGAATTGCCACACTACTTCTGGCGCTAGGTTTATCACATCTGGTGATGGCTCAGAACGCGTCTGTCATCATCAATGCCGATCAGGGTGAGCATCAGATCAGCAGACATATTTACGGACATTTTGCAGAGCACCTCGGCAGATGTATATACGGGGGATTTTACGTAGGGGCCGACAATCAGGCGATTCCTCATACAGATGGTGTGAGAAATGATATCATCCAGGCGCTTAAGGATTTGAAAGTACCTAACCTGCGCTGGCCAGGTGGTTGCTTTGCCGATACCTACCACTGGAAGGATGGGGTAGGACCACAGAGCGAGCGGCCTACCATCGTGAACAGGTGGTGGGGCGGTGCAACAGAAGACAATAGTTTTGGTACCCATAACTTTTTGAATTTGTGTGAGGTGCTTGGTGCCGAGCCTTATTTATCAGCCAATGTAGGTAGCGGCACGGTGCAGGAGGTGATCGATTGGGTACAGTATACCAACCATGACGGAGTGAGTCCGATGGCGGATTGGCGTAGGGCCAACGGACGGGAGAAACCCTGGGCGGTTAAATATTGGGGCGTGGGCAACGAGACCTGGGGTTGTGGGGGCAATATGACCGCAGAGTATTATGCCAATATCTACCGGCAATACGCCACCTTTATGCCAGGTTGGTCTGGATCCACCAAGATAGAGCGAATAGCCTCAGGTGCCTCTGGTAATGATTACCACTGGACAGAAACCCTGATGAAGAACGTGCCTCATCAGTTGATGGAAGCTGTGGCGCTTCACCATTACTCTGTATTGGACTGGAGTGATAAAGGGTCTGATGTGGCTTTTTCAGAGGCTCAGTACTTCAAAACCATGGAAGAATCACTGAAAATGGAGGAGTTTGTGACTCGCCATTCAACGATTATGGATAAGTATGATCCTGAAAGGAAAGTAGCTCTTTTTGTGGATGAGTGGGGAGGCTGGTATGATGGTGATACGGCGAAAGGAGTGCTTTACCAGCAAAATACCATGCGGGATGCCATGATCGCAGGAGCTGTGCTTAATATTTTTAACAATCATGCGGAGCGGGTGAAAATGGCCAACATTGCTCAGGCGGTGAACGTGCTACAGGCAGTAATCCTCACGGATGAAGAGAAGATGATTCTGACACCTACTTACCATGTGATGAAACTTTACAATGTGCATCAGGATGCCACATTACTGCCCTTGAGTATAGATACCCCGGATTACGAATTGGACGGGAAGAAGCTTCCCGCCTTGTCTGTGTCAGCTTCCAGGGATGATCAGGGGGTTATGCATATTTCACTCGTGAATATTGATGCTAAAAAGGCCCACAGCACCGAGGTGAAAATTCATGGGGATGAAGTGAAGACTGTCAGAGGGTCAATTCTGTCCTCAGCTTCACTGCAGGACCACAATACTTTTGATAACCCGGATAAAATTACCCCAAAGGACTTCAAGGACTTTAAAGTGAAGAACGGAATCCTTACGGTCAGTCTGCCACCATTTTCAGTAGTGGTGCTGGAGGTAAAATAA
- a CDS encoding NADPH-dependent FMN reductase, which produces MKVAIIITDTQVVRFSHLVALELDERLAGLGLNTSILDLADPSYELNELASYDYYLLVGNHAGPLYNHETHRLLTNHRALWRNKKMATVMVTSERILAESADEQLRTVLKSLSANLLPEGLMVMEPEKKFDESFNLIDSVLNLAMYRFLFLLVYGTEAKNGDNRMSA; this is translated from the coding sequence ATGAAAGTAGCCATCATCATTACCGATACTCAGGTTGTCAGATTCTCCCATTTGGTCGCTTTGGAGCTGGATGAACGCCTTGCGGGGCTGGGCCTGAACACATCCATTCTGGATTTAGCTGATCCTTCTTATGAGCTCAACGAACTGGCCAGCTATGACTATTATCTTTTGGTTGGAAACCACGCTGGCCCTCTCTATAATCACGAAACCCACAGGCTGCTCACCAACCACCGGGCGCTCTGGAGAAACAAGAAAATGGCTACCGTAATGGTCACCAGTGAACGAATTTTGGCCGAATCAGCCGATGAGCAGCTTCGAACTGTACTCAAAAGTCTTAGTGCCAATTTGCTTCCTGAGGGCCTTATGGTGATGGAGCCGGAAAAGAAATTTGATGAGTCATTCAATTTGATTGATAGCGTCCTAAATTTAGCCATGTATCGGTTTCTTTTTCTTCTCGTCTACGGCACAGAAGCTAAAAATGGTGATAACCGAATGAGTGCCTGA
- a CDS encoding RNA polymerase sigma factor has product MSQKNEHIERTVNTYRGKLLNFIRKFVSGSDDAEDVLQDVFYQLVVGYDRIESLDQISGWLFRVARNKATDNHRKMRPMAFSQMNLAQDSDETPLMLEDILPDTSNLPDRELLGEMIWAKIEELLAQMPRKQREVFVWHEFEQKSFKEMAEETGETINTMISRKRYAILALREGLADLYNDLIND; this is encoded by the coding sequence ATGAGTCAAAAAAATGAACATATCGAAAGAACGGTAAACACTTACCGTGGAAAGCTCCTGAATTTCATCAGGAAGTTTGTCTCTGGAAGTGATGATGCAGAGGACGTGCTGCAGGATGTGTTCTACCAGTTGGTGGTGGGGTATGACCGCATAGAATCACTCGATCAGATCTCTGGATGGCTTTTTAGGGTGGCACGAAACAAGGCCACAGACAATCACCGAAAAATGAGGCCTATGGCCTTTTCTCAAATGAATCTCGCACAAGATAGTGATGAAACCCCATTGATGCTCGAGGATATATTACCCGATACCAGCAATCTGCCTGACCGGGAACTATTGGGAGAAATGATCTGGGCCAAAATAGAAGAGTTACTGGCACAAATGCCCCGGAAGCAGCGAGAAGTGTTTGTGTGGCATGAATTTGAACAAAAAAGCTTTAAAGAAATGGCGGAAGAAACCGGAGAGACCATCAATACTATGATCTCCAGAAAACGGTACGCCATTCTCGCCCTCAGGGAAGGCCTGGCGGATTTATATAATGATTTGATAAACGACTAA